Proteins encoded within one genomic window of Panicum virgatum strain AP13 chromosome 1N, P.virgatum_v5, whole genome shotgun sequence:
- the LOC120653259 gene encoding flavonoid O-methyltransferase-like protein Os11g0303600, protein MAQNHSAPPMMATASSAELLQAQAELWCHAMAYLKSMALQSVIKLGIPTAIHRCGGAASLSELRAHLPVPASKLPCLSRLMKLLVTSGVFGESEAGAYSLTPVSRLLVEDDAEGSRTCLSPFAILASSPFHHRSSQRLPEWLEKEEGDAAAETPFMMAHGAGFYGYVGRDSEFGALFNEAMAADSRVTAQVVVRECGEVFAGSASLVDVGGGDGTMAKAIARAFPHVRCTVLELPQLAGNMPADGMVEFVAGDMMEFIPPADVVLLKVRMTMIE, encoded by the coding sequence ATGGCTCAAAACCATTCCGCTCCGCCCATGATGGCTACCGCCAGCAGCGCTGAGCTCCTGCAAGCTCAGGCAGAGCTCTGGTGCCACGCCATGGCCTACCTCAAATCCATGGCGCTGCAGAGCGTGATCAAGCTGGGGATCCCTACCGCCATCCATCGCTGCGGCGGGGCTGCCTCCCTGTCCGAGCTGCGTGCGCACCTCCCGGTCCCCGCAAGCAAGCTGCCATGCTTGTCCCGCCTCATGAAGCTGCTGGTCACCTCCGGAGTATTCGGGGAGAGCGAGGCAGGCGCGTACTCTCTCACCCCGGTGTCGCGCCTCCTCGTGGAGGACGATGCCGAGGGCAGCCGGACATGCCTGTCGCCGTTCGCGATCCTAGCCTCCTCGCCGTTCCATCACCGATCGTCTCAACGCCTGCCCGAGTGGTTGGAGAAGGAGGAGGGTGATGCCGCGGCGGAGACGCCGTTCATGATGGCGCATGGAGCGGGGTTCTACGGCTATGTCGGCCGTGACTCGGAGTTTGGCGCGCTGTTCAAcgaggccatggccgccgacaGCCGCGTCACGGCGCAAGTCGTCGTGCGCGAGTGCGGCGAGGTGTTCGCGGGGTCAGCGTCCCTGGTCGACGTCGGAGGTGGGGATGGCACCATGGCGAAGGCCATTGCAAGGGCCTTCCCGCATGTTAGATGCACGGTGTTGGAGCTTCCTCAGCTGGCCGGCAACATGCCGGCGGATGGCATGGTTGAGTTTGTTGCAGGTGACATGATGGAATTTATCCCTCCAGCTGATGTTGTCTTACTTAAGGTACGCATGACTATGATTgagtag